One window of the Eucalyptus grandis isolate ANBG69807.140 chromosome 6, ASM1654582v1, whole genome shotgun sequence genome contains the following:
- the LOC104429335 gene encoding uncharacterized protein LOC104429335 isoform X3 — translation MILLHLTLELVHHGVSLSAKLVEKSTYYAKVAEDIDVKFQKLQGWLNCRMPSPDTGVEETLDEEKVTAGAGGKLSNHLLIDNMNKGASKELIFSVDSVTAKLDEIKRAKAKLAVENFAMKQQIEQLKSQSNEFQEELRVMDIKTLEKEQKVLLADLVGETEFSSLCGIKSRN, via the exons ATGATTCTTCTTCACCTC ACTTTGGAGCTAGTCCACCATGGAGTAAGCTTATCGGCCAAACTTGTTGAGAAAAG CACTTACTATGCCAAGGTTGCTGAGGATATAGATGTCAAATTCCAGAAGCTGCAA GGATGGCTTAACTGTCGCATGCCAAGCCCAGACACAGGA GTCGAGGAAACATTGGATGAAGAAAAGGTTACAGCTGGAG CAGGAGGCAAACTTTCCAATCACTTGCTTATTGATAACATG AACAAGGGAGCAAGCAAGGAACTGATCTTCAGTGTGGATTCTGTTACAGCAAAACTTGACGAGATCAAAAGAGCAAAAGCTAAGCTAGCTGTAGAAAATTTTGCA ATGAAGCAGCAAATTGAGCAACTGAAAAGCCAGTCAAATGAGTTCCAG GAAGAGCTAAGGGTAATGGATATCAAGACCTtggaaaaggaacaaaaagttCTATTAGCAGATCTCGTTGGGGAAACCGAGTTCAGCAGTCTCTGCGGAATCAAATCGAGAAACTGA
- the LOC104429335 gene encoding uncharacterized protein LOC104429335 isoform X1 yields the protein MDLVVGIQELHDSSSPPKSEIQKLKEGTEQIMTAKGQICSQILDKQRKVASLGADCCTLTQTLELVHHGVSLSAKLVEKSTYYAKVAEDIDVKFQKLQGWLNCRMPSPDTGVEETLDEEKVTAGAGGKLSNHLLIDNMNKGASKELIFSVDSVTAKLDEIKRAKAKLAVENFAMKQQIEQLKSQSNEFQEELRVMDIKTLEKEQKVLLADLVGETEFSSLCGIKSRN from the exons ATGGACCTTGTTGTAGGGATTCAAGAGCTGCATGATTCTTCTTCACCTC CAAAATCTGAAATTCAGAAGCTTAAAGAAGGAACAGAGCAGATCATGACTGCAAAAGGTCAAATATGCTCTCAGATATTGGACAAACAGAGAAAGGTTGCTTCTTTGGGAGCTGATTGTTGCACACTGACACAG ACTTTGGAGCTAGTCCACCATGGAGTAAGCTTATCGGCCAAACTTGTTGAGAAAAG CACTTACTATGCCAAGGTTGCTGAGGATATAGATGTCAAATTCCAGAAGCTGCAA GGATGGCTTAACTGTCGCATGCCAAGCCCAGACACAGGA GTCGAGGAAACATTGGATGAAGAAAAGGTTACAGCTGGAG CAGGAGGCAAACTTTCCAATCACTTGCTTATTGATAACATG AACAAGGGAGCAAGCAAGGAACTGATCTTCAGTGTGGATTCTGTTACAGCAAAACTTGACGAGATCAAAAGAGCAAAAGCTAAGCTAGCTGTAGAAAATTTTGCA ATGAAGCAGCAAATTGAGCAACTGAAAAGCCAGTCAAATGAGTTCCAG GAAGAGCTAAGGGTAATGGATATCAAGACCTtggaaaaggaacaaaaagttCTATTAGCAGATCTCGTTGGGGAAACCGAGTTCAGCAGTCTCTGCGGAATCAAATCGAGAAACTGA
- the LOC104429335 gene encoding uncharacterized protein LOC104429335 isoform X2, with translation MDLVVGIQELHDSSSPPKSEIQKLKEGTEQIMTAKGQICSQILDKQRKVASLGADCCTLTQTLELVHHGVSLSAKLVEKSTYYAKVAEDIDVKFQKLQGWLNCRMPSPDTGVEETLDEEKVTAGGGKLSNHLLIDNMNKGASKELIFSVDSVTAKLDEIKRAKAKLAVENFAMKQQIEQLKSQSNEFQEELRVMDIKTLEKEQKVLLADLVGETEFSSLCGIKSRN, from the exons ATGGACCTTGTTGTAGGGATTCAAGAGCTGCATGATTCTTCTTCACCTC CAAAATCTGAAATTCAGAAGCTTAAAGAAGGAACAGAGCAGATCATGACTGCAAAAGGTCAAATATGCTCTCAGATATTGGACAAACAGAGAAAGGTTGCTTCTTTGGGAGCTGATTGTTGCACACTGACACAG ACTTTGGAGCTAGTCCACCATGGAGTAAGCTTATCGGCCAAACTTGTTGAGAAAAG CACTTACTATGCCAAGGTTGCTGAGGATATAGATGTCAAATTCCAGAAGCTGCAA GGATGGCTTAACTGTCGCATGCCAAGCCCAGACACAGGA GTCGAGGAAACATTGGATGAAGAAAAGGTTACAGCTGGAG GAGGCAAACTTTCCAATCACTTGCTTATTGATAACATG AACAAGGGAGCAAGCAAGGAACTGATCTTCAGTGTGGATTCTGTTACAGCAAAACTTGACGAGATCAAAAGAGCAAAAGCTAAGCTAGCTGTAGAAAATTTTGCA ATGAAGCAGCAAATTGAGCAACTGAAAAGCCAGTCAAATGAGTTCCAG GAAGAGCTAAGGGTAATGGATATCAAGACCTtggaaaaggaacaaaaagttCTATTAGCAGATCTCGTTGGGGAAACCGAGTTCAGCAGTCTCTGCGGAATCAAATCGAGAAACTGA